One genomic region from Leifsonia poae encodes:
- a CDS encoding rhamnulokinase — protein MSGSGPGGSGAVAAVDLGATSGRVMLGRVGPNTLELSETARFANTPVQLWEGDRAGLHWNVVELYRHVTDGLGAALRTEPGIVSVGVDAWAVDYGLLRGGVLQGIPYHYRDERSLPGVELTHSRVPAADLYRQNGLQFLPFNTLYQLAVDRAGGRLADVDTMLLIPDLITYWLSGERVAERTNASTTGLLTADGEWNDALLDRLDLPRGILPPVVEPGTPIGALLPSLRSRLNVDGVGPTVTTVGSHDTASAVVAVPMVSPNAAYISCGTWGLVGVELEHPVATEAARNANFTNEGGVDGRVRFLHNVMGLWLLSESIRTWQARGIDVDLVTLLDQAGSLTTPVPVFDADDPRFLAPGDLPLRIAEWCNEHGVAAPTTPVEYVRSIVESLADAFAGAVQTAADLSGRVVDTIHIVGGGAQNRLLCQLVADRSGLPVLAGPVEATAIGNVLVQARAQGLVGGDLESLRALVARVFAPTLYSPARVARPLA, from the coding sequence ATGAGCGGCAGCGGGCCGGGCGGAAGCGGCGCTGTCGCCGCGGTCGACCTCGGTGCCACCAGCGGCCGGGTCATGCTCGGCCGCGTCGGACCGAACACGCTCGAACTCAGCGAGACCGCACGCTTCGCGAACACGCCCGTGCAGCTGTGGGAAGGCGACCGTGCCGGCCTGCACTGGAACGTCGTCGAGCTGTACCGGCACGTGACCGACGGGCTCGGTGCGGCACTCCGCACCGAGCCGGGGATCGTCAGTGTGGGAGTGGATGCGTGGGCTGTCGACTACGGGCTGCTGCGCGGGGGAGTGCTCCAGGGCATCCCGTACCACTACCGCGACGAGCGCTCGCTTCCGGGGGTCGAGCTGACCCACTCCCGCGTGCCGGCCGCAGACCTCTACCGGCAGAACGGCCTGCAGTTCCTGCCCTTCAACACGCTCTATCAGCTGGCCGTGGACCGTGCCGGCGGGCGGCTGGCCGACGTCGACACGATGCTGCTCATCCCAGACCTGATCACGTACTGGCTGAGCGGCGAACGCGTCGCCGAGCGCACCAACGCCTCCACGACCGGTCTGCTCACCGCCGACGGCGAATGGAACGACGCCCTCCTCGACCGTCTCGACCTGCCGCGGGGCATCCTCCCCCCGGTCGTCGAACCCGGAACCCCCATCGGAGCGCTGCTGCCCAGCCTCCGTTCCCGGCTGAACGTCGATGGCGTCGGGCCGACGGTCACCACGGTCGGCTCGCATGACACCGCCTCGGCCGTCGTCGCCGTGCCCATGGTCTCTCCGAACGCCGCCTACATCTCCTGCGGAACGTGGGGCCTCGTCGGCGTCGAACTCGAGCATCCCGTCGCCACGGAAGCCGCACGCAACGCCAACTTCACCAACGAGGGCGGTGTCGACGGTCGGGTCCGGTTCCTCCACAATGTGATGGGGCTGTGGCTGCTGAGCGAATCCATCCGCACCTGGCAGGCGCGCGGGATCGACGTCGACCTCGTGACGTTGCTCGACCAGGCCGGATCGTTGACCACACCGGTACCCGTGTTCGACGCCGACGACCCCCGCTTCCTCGCCCCCGGCGACCTGCCCCTCCGCATCGCCGAATGGTGCAACGAACACGGTGTCGCCGCCCCGACCACCCCCGTCGAGTACGTGCGGAGCATCGTCGAAAGCCTCGCGGATGCGTTCGCCGGCGCCGTCCAGACCGCCGCCGACCTCTCGGGCCGGGTCGTCGACACCATCCACATCGTCGGCGGCGGAGCACAGAACCGTCTGCTCTGCCAACTCGTCGCCGACCGCAGCGGACTGCCGGTGCTGGCCGGTCCGGTCGAAGCGACCGCGATCGGCAATGTGCTCGTTCAGGCCCGGGCGCAGGGGCTGGTCGGCGGCGACCTGGAAAGCCTGCGCGCGCTCGTCGCCCGCGTGTTCGCCCCCACGCTGTACTCGCCCGCTCGCGTCGCTCGCCCGCTGGCGTAG
- a CDS encoding L-rhamnose mutarotase has product MGTGGQRVCFQVRVRPELLDEYRRAHEAVWPAMLREIEASGRRNYTLFLAEDGLLIGYYEADSPEASARYLAESAVAAEWEAAMGRFFLSVDGRADQDAPHLNEVFNLADQLATSSPTTAEHSAHIVGISAT; this is encoded by the coding sequence GTGGGCACAGGCGGTCAACGGGTGTGCTTTCAGGTGCGGGTGCGTCCCGAACTGCTTGACGAGTACAGGCGCGCTCACGAGGCGGTCTGGCCCGCGATGCTGCGCGAGATCGAGGCGTCCGGGCGGCGGAATTACACGCTGTTCCTCGCCGAGGACGGGCTGCTCATCGGCTATTACGAAGCGGACTCCCCCGAGGCGAGCGCACGCTACCTCGCCGAATCGGCGGTGGCGGCGGAATGGGAGGCCGCGATGGGCAGATTCTTCCTCTCGGTCGACGGCCGTGCCGACCAGGATGCGCCCCACCTGAACGAGGTCTTCAACCTGGCCGACCAACTCGCCACGTCATCCCCCACGACGGCAGAACATTCGGCGCACATCGTTGGAATCAGCGCGACGTAG
- a CDS encoding MarR family winged helix-turn-helix transcriptional regulator, with translation MSQRLSTHDLSTAVRIAVARLSRRLRAEKADHELSDTQTSVLAFTVREGPGTIGQLSEHERVTPPSMNRTVNHLEDAGYVRRTPDAEDGRKVVVVATESGRELIAETRRRRDAWLNKRLRTLTPEQRSTLAEAATILRELADS, from the coding sequence ATGTCTCAACGCCTCAGCACCCACGATCTCAGCACGGCTGTGCGCATCGCCGTCGCCCGGCTCTCCCGCCGGCTGCGCGCCGAAAAGGCCGACCACGAGCTGAGCGACACCCAGACCTCCGTCCTCGCCTTCACCGTGCGAGAAGGGCCGGGCACGATCGGCCAGCTCAGCGAACACGAGCGGGTCACGCCGCCGTCGATGAACCGCACCGTCAACCACCTCGAAGACGCCGGCTACGTGCGCCGCACCCCCGACGCCGAAGACGGCAGAAAGGTGGTGGTGGTCGCCACTGAGTCGGGCCGCGAGCTCATCGCCGAGACCCGCCGCCGTCGCGACGCCTGGCTGAACAAGCGCCTGCGCACGCTCACCCCCGAGCAGCGCTCCACCCTGGCCGAGGCCGCGACCATCCTGCGAGAGCTGGCCGATTCTTGA
- a CDS encoding alpha/beta fold hydrolase produces the protein MPTYTDATGVEITYDVWPVEAPRAVVQVAHGVGEHAGRYRALAEHLNADGYTVYADDHRGHGRTGMAQWGDPAKLGRLGPGGLRAAVDALHDFSTLVRRENPGLPLVFFGHSWGSLMVQMILNRHSDEYDFAVLSGTAYRMLGSMNSGFDLNKRHAHLGATGAEWLSRDPAVAQAFVDDPLTTMTPLPKLFGTVDAMRLLGRPARSLARDIPLLVQVGGDDPLGGEKSARRLERVYRERAGLTDVTTIVYPVARHEIYNETNRAEVMADLTAWLDARIARRS, from the coding sequence GTGCCTACCTATACAGACGCCACCGGCGTGGAGATCACCTACGATGTGTGGCCTGTCGAAGCGCCGCGGGCCGTGGTGCAGGTCGCGCACGGCGTCGGGGAGCACGCCGGTCGCTATCGTGCCCTTGCCGAACACCTGAACGCCGACGGTTACACGGTCTACGCCGACGACCATCGCGGACACGGTCGCACCGGCATGGCCCAGTGGGGCGACCCGGCCAAGCTGGGCCGGCTGGGGCCGGGCGGGCTGCGGGCCGCGGTGGATGCGCTGCACGACTTCAGCACGCTGGTGCGTCGCGAGAACCCCGGCCTCCCGCTCGTGTTCTTCGGGCACAGCTGGGGATCGCTCATGGTGCAGATGATCCTCAATCGGCACTCGGATGAGTACGACTTCGCGGTGCTCTCTGGAACGGCCTACCGGATGCTCGGCTCGATGAACAGCGGATTCGATCTCAACAAGCGGCACGCGCACCTGGGCGCGACGGGCGCCGAATGGCTCAGCCGCGACCCGGCCGTGGCGCAGGCCTTCGTGGACGACCCGCTCACCACGATGACTCCGCTGCCGAAACTGTTCGGAACGGTCGACGCCATGCGGCTGCTCGGCCGGCCCGCGCGCTCGCTGGCCCGCGACATCCCGTTGCTCGTGCAGGTGGGCGGCGATGATCCGCTGGGCGGCGAGAAGAGCGCGCGTCGCCTCGAACGTGTCTACCGCGAGCGGGCGGGGCTCACGGATGTGACGACCATCGTCTATCCCGTTGCCCGCCACGAGATCTACAACGAGACGAACCGCGCTGAAGTCATGGCCGACCTGACGGCCTGGTTGGATGCGCGCATCGCCCGGCGCAGCTGA